Proteins encoded by one window of Halomonas chromatireducens:
- a CDS encoding sarcosine oxidase subunit gamma, with amino-acid sequence MSEQTANWFNLYDARPSVEVPAESPLAWSYHNTGRPKASEKSRAVLHERAMLGHLILRGGAIVLDEAVRRVLGFGLPGRPNTLSHDESGERSVQWLSPDEWLLIVPGGEEFVLEGKLRQALGDAHYAIVNVSGGQTLLELTGEKACELLMKSTPYDVHPDAFPVGKGVTTVFAKSSLILRRPTEDRWELVLRRSFADYCYRWLLDAGEEYAIGVEA; translated from the coding sequence ATGTCTGAACAAACCGCAAACTGGTTCAACCTCTATGACGCTCGGCCTTCGGTCGAGGTCCCGGCGGAGTCCCCGCTGGCCTGGTCCTACCACAATACTGGCCGCCCGAAGGCCAGTGAGAAAAGCCGTGCAGTGCTGCATGAGCGGGCCATGCTGGGCCATTTGATCCTGCGTGGCGGCGCCATCGTGCTGGATGAGGCCGTCCGTCGGGTACTCGGCTTCGGCCTGCCGGGGCGACCCAACACCTTGAGCCATGATGAGAGCGGGGAGCGTTCGGTCCAGTGGCTCTCGCCGGACGAGTGGCTGCTGATCGTTCCCGGTGGCGAGGAGTTTGTCCTGGAGGGCAAGCTGCGCCAGGCTCTGGGCGACGCCCACTACGCTATCGTCAATGTCAGCGGTGGCCAGACGCTGCTTGAACTGACAGGCGAAAAAGCCTGCGAACTGCTGATGAAGTCGACACCCTACGACGTCCACCCCGACGCCTTCCCGGTGGGCAAGGGCGTCACCACGGTGTTCGCCAAGAGCAGCCTGATCCTGCGCCGGCCGACGGAGGATCGCTGGGAGCTGGTATTGCGCCGCAGCTTCGCCGACTACTGCTATCGCTGGCTGCTGGATGCTGGCGAGGAGTACGCTATCGGCGTCGAGGCTTGA
- the purU gene encoding formyltetrahydrofolate deformylase has protein sequence MQDKNNRWILTAQCPSRLGTVDVVTRFLKEQRCYITEQQSFDDHLSGHFFIRTEFRPEAEGFGAEAFQAGFAERAAEFEMTFELTAPGTRMPVVIMVSKADHCLNDLLYRYRTGQLPIDIRSIVSNHPDLASLAEWHGIPYRHFPITPETKPEQEAQVREEIEASGAELVILARYMQVLSSEMCTRLSGRAINIHHSLLPGFKGAKPYHQAYEKGVKLVGATAHYINDDLDEGPIITQGVEPVGHADYPEDLVAKGRDIECLTLARAVALHVERRVFLHASRTVVFDR, from the coding sequence ATGCAAGACAAGAACAACCGCTGGATCCTGACCGCCCAGTGCCCGAGTCGGCTTGGTACGGTGGACGTGGTGACAAGGTTTCTCAAGGAGCAGCGCTGCTACATCACCGAGCAGCAATCCTTCGACGATCACCTGAGCGGCCACTTCTTTATCCGCACGGAGTTCAGACCGGAGGCGGAGGGGTTTGGTGCAGAGGCGTTCCAGGCTGGTTTTGCCGAACGTGCCGCCGAGTTCGAAATGACTTTCGAGCTGACCGCACCGGGCACGCGAATGCCGGTGGTAATCATGGTCTCCAAGGCCGATCATTGCCTCAACGACCTGCTCTATCGCTATCGCACCGGTCAGTTGCCGATCGATATTCGCTCTATTGTCTCGAACCACCCCGACCTGGCATCTCTGGCGGAGTGGCACGGGATACCCTACCGCCACTTCCCGATCACGCCGGAAACCAAGCCCGAACAGGAGGCGCAGGTTCGGGAGGAGATCGAGGCGAGCGGTGCGGAACTGGTGATCCTGGCCCGCTACATGCAGGTGCTCTCCAGCGAGATGTGTACCAGGCTCTCGGGCCGGGCGATCAACATCCACCACTCCCTGCTGCCCGGCTTCAAGGGTGCCAAGCCCTACCACCAGGCGTATGAGAAGGGAGTAAAGCTGGTTGGCGCCACCGCCCACTACATCAACGACGACCTGGACGAGGGGCCGATCATCACCCAGGGGGTGGAGCCGGTCGGACACGCCGATTACCCGGAAGACCTTGTCGCCAAGGGGCGTGACATCGAGTGTCTGACCCTGGCTCGTGCGGTGGCCCTGCACGTGGAGCGTCGCGTTTTCCTGCACGCCAGCCGTACCGTGGTCTTCGACCGGTAG
- a CDS encoding L,D-transpeptidase, producing MNRTTHWLTAFAASLVMMSSGAAQANFDFSTTLDDRIEPAFSQAGFLHALDAMAMPAGLTPDEIWISVDLKSRLVMVYRGEYVMKRIEHLAYGAGGAAPLRAKGSSMTPLGEFRVDRINRASRFGLFFGIDYPNAQVASEALRVGKITPEEYHYIASYRARHGRAPHTTALGGLIGLHGLGRGDPDVHRSFDWTEGCVAVDNYQIRALDPWLNIGTRVVIRG from the coding sequence ATGAACAGGACAACACACTGGTTGACCGCTTTCGCTGCGTCGCTGGTCATGATGAGCAGTGGTGCGGCACAGGCCAATTTCGACTTTTCCACGACACTCGACGATCGCATCGAGCCGGCCTTTTCCCAGGCCGGGTTCCTTCACGCGCTCGATGCCATGGCGATGCCGGCCGGCCTGACGCCGGATGAGATCTGGATCAGCGTGGACCTGAAGAGCCGCCTGGTCATGGTCTATCGCGGTGAATACGTGATGAAGCGGATCGAGCACCTGGCCTATGGGGCGGGAGGGGCGGCTCCGCTGCGAGCAAAGGGTAGCTCCATGACGCCGCTGGGCGAGTTCCGTGTGGATCGGATCAATCGAGCCTCGCGCTTCGGTCTCTTCTTCGGTATCGATTACCCCAATGCCCAGGTGGCCTCCGAAGCGCTTAGGGTCGGCAAGATCACTCCCGAGGAGTACCACTATATCGCCTCCTACCGGGCGCGCCATGGCAGGGCACCGCATACCACGGCCCTCGGGGGGCTGATCGGCCTGCATGGGTTGGGCAGAGGCGATCCCGATGTGCATCGAAGCTTCGACTGGACGGAAGGGTGTGTCGCCGTCGATAACTATCAGATCCGCGCGCTGGATCCCTGGCTCAACATCGGTACCCGGGTCGTGATCCGGGGTTAA
- a CDS encoding GGDEF domain-containing protein yields MPNRSGRCLLTVCVTLLLALGLLASPRPLLANEAPLTPVSLQLLWYHQFQYAGYYAAKAQGYFQEAGLDVEIRDGGYHTAGRAADPVREVVTGRADFGVSRSDLLLHRARGEPVMVVANIMQRSPLVFLTLERFGFSRLEEVGDRPISVTLPGVDERISAETLATFLAAGVNLESLNNAAPSWNLQDLYAGRTQLVPAYSTDGLYAVRRHGEVPVIIRPADYGIDFYGDLLFTRQALVEQHPERVAAFRKATIRGWVYAFENLEETVDLILEAYPRRHGDIDRDLLLHEAEQVRELMQPSLIEIGYSNPQRWKSIGDQYLAMGMIDGYELEGFLFQPAPPPLTTLLLTLWRWLLPFMSVVVVAAGLAGYLLFTNRRLKEEIQRRREAEAALQQLADRDGLTGAGNRRLFEQQLQQEFQRSRRSRHALSIILMDVDNFKRINDEYGHLVGDQVLKEIVQVTRSMLRIQDHLARYGGEEFVVVLPETGPEEACLVAKRILEVNRTHPVQTEAGVIRYTLSLGLSELRDSDRDPWQIIQRADASLYEAKHQGRDRLCIDAAPTLP; encoded by the coding sequence ATGCCCAACCGTTCCGGCAGATGCCTCCTGACTGTGTGTGTCACGCTACTGCTGGCACTTGGCCTGCTCGCCTCACCGCGGCCACTGCTTGCCAACGAAGCGCCTCTGACACCGGTCAGCCTGCAGCTGCTTTGGTATCACCAGTTCCAGTATGCCGGCTACTACGCGGCCAAGGCGCAGGGGTACTTCCAGGAAGCCGGCCTGGACGTCGAAATTCGCGATGGTGGGTACCATACCGCTGGCCGGGCGGCGGATCCTGTGCGGGAGGTGGTCACCGGACGGGCTGACTTCGGCGTGTCCCGCTCGGACCTGCTCCTGCATCGTGCCCGCGGTGAGCCGGTCATGGTGGTGGCCAATATCATGCAGCGCTCGCCGCTGGTGTTCCTGACCCTGGAGCGCTTCGGCTTTTCTCGACTTGAGGAGGTCGGTGATCGTCCGATCAGCGTCACGCTGCCGGGAGTGGATGAGCGAATCAGTGCCGAAACGCTGGCTACCTTTCTCGCCGCCGGGGTCAATCTCGAGTCGCTGAACAACGCCGCACCGAGCTGGAACCTGCAGGACCTTTACGCGGGCCGGACACAGCTGGTGCCGGCCTACTCGACCGATGGCCTCTATGCCGTCAGACGGCATGGCGAGGTGCCGGTGATCATCCGACCCGCCGACTACGGGATCGATTTCTATGGGGACCTGCTGTTCACGCGCCAGGCCCTGGTGGAACAGCACCCAGAACGCGTCGCGGCCTTCCGCAAAGCCACCATCAGAGGCTGGGTGTATGCCTTTGAAAATCTCGAGGAGACCGTCGACCTGATCCTGGAGGCCTACCCCAGGCGCCATGGCGATATCGATCGCGACCTGCTGCTGCATGAGGCCGAACAGGTTCGCGAGCTGATGCAACCGAGTCTCATCGAGATCGGTTACAGCAACCCACAGCGCTGGAAGAGTATCGGTGACCAGTACCTGGCCATGGGCATGATCGACGGCTATGAGCTGGAGGGCTTCCTGTTCCAGCCTGCTCCTCCGCCCCTCACCACCCTGCTGCTCACCCTCTGGCGCTGGTTACTGCCCTTCATGAGCGTAGTTGTCGTGGCGGCAGGACTTGCCGGGTATCTGTTGTTCACCAACCGACGCCTCAAGGAGGAGATCCAGCGGCGTCGCGAGGCCGAGGCGGCCCTGCAGCAATTGGCCGACCGGGATGGGCTGACCGGGGCGGGGAATCGACGACTCTTCGAGCAGCAGCTCCAGCAGGAGTTTCAGCGCTCACGGCGCTCGCGCCATGCGCTGTCCATCATCCTGATGGATGTGGATAACTTCAAGCGGATCAATGATGAATACGGCCACCTGGTCGGCGACCAGGTGCTCAAGGAGATCGTCCAGGTGACCCGCAGCATGCTTCGCATCCAGGACCATCTTGCCCGCTATGGCGGTGAGGAGTTCGTGGTGGTGCTGCCCGAAACAGGTCCGGAAGAGGCCTGCCTGGTGGCAAAACGCATCCTGGAGGTCAACCGTACGCATCCCGTGCAGACAGAGGCCGGCGTGATCCGCTATACGCTGAGCCTGGGGCTCAGCGAGCTCCGCGACAGTGACCGTGACCCGTGGCAGATCATCCAGCGTGCCGACGCCAGCCTCTATGAAGCCAAGCATCAGGGCCGTGATCGCCTTTGCATCGATGCTGCGCCAACCCTCCCTTAA